Proteins co-encoded in one Desulfovibrio inopinatus DSM 10711 genomic window:
- a CDS encoding DUF362 domain-containing protein: protein MAKAVVGIGHKDYIPETPGDFTAASQKIVTELLAETIAQTTDLPLLVLGQKVLLKPNLVRPNPKNPNAVVTDERVLMGLIQLIKDAGAAEIWVGDNPGYGLPLAQALEQMSEFKTRLAHLNVRLRFFDEEEKITVDNPTAVIFDPVVLPVSLMEADVYINVPKMKTHMHTLVTLGIKNQYGLILDDQRMFYHRNDINVKIVDILRVVKPHLTVIDGIYAVQGQAPLSGSVVEHMNTIVCGEDVVAVDTVSASLMGIDPMEVAMLRIARAEKLGVADLDDIEIRGADPDAVRRPFKRPVVSPMGAYDEIHAIEGGACTGCLSALRHSLDKLHSEGRLAGNLPQTVYIGKPMPDMKNVKSCKGPMWCFGSCTSDLIFNHQRCEEKARFIPGCPPHILEFYKAYLDAMADDNEDT, encoded by the coding sequence ATGGCGAAAGCTGTTGTCGGAATAGGGCATAAGGACTACATCCCGGAAACGCCCGGTGATTTTACAGCGGCAAGTCAGAAGATCGTCACGGAACTGCTTGCCGAAACCATTGCGCAAACCACGGATTTGCCTCTTCTTGTGCTTGGGCAAAAGGTATTGCTCAAGCCCAACCTTGTTCGTCCCAATCCGAAAAACCCGAATGCGGTGGTGACGGATGAACGGGTGCTCATGGGCCTCATTCAATTGATCAAAGATGCTGGTGCCGCTGAAATTTGGGTGGGTGACAATCCGGGATACGGTCTGCCTTTAGCGCAAGCTTTGGAGCAAATGAGCGAATTTAAAACCCGGTTGGCACACCTGAATGTTCGCTTACGCTTTTTTGATGAAGAAGAAAAAATCACCGTCGACAACCCCACGGCAGTCATCTTCGATCCGGTTGTCTTACCGGTTTCGCTGATGGAAGCCGATGTCTATATCAATGTGCCGAAGATGAAGACGCACATGCATACGCTGGTTACGCTCGGCATTAAGAATCAGTATGGACTCATTCTTGACGATCAGCGCATGTTTTATCACCGTAATGATATCAATGTAAAAATTGTTGATATCTTGCGTGTGGTCAAACCGCATTTAACAGTCATTGACGGCATTTATGCGGTGCAGGGGCAGGCGCCTTTGTCGGGCAGTGTGGTCGAGCATATGAACACGATTGTCTGCGGCGAGGATGTGGTGGCCGTCGATACCGTGTCGGCATCACTCATGGGGATTGATCCCATGGAAGTGGCCATGTTGCGTATTGCCCGTGCCGAGAAGCTCGGGGTGGCTGACCTTGATGACATTGAGATCAGAGGCGCCGATCCCGATGCTGTTCGTCGTCCATTCAAACGGCCCGTTGTCAGTCCCATGGGTGCCTATGATGAAATTCACGCGATTGAAGGCGGGGCGTGCACAGGATGTTTATCTGCTTTGCGACATTCATTGGATAAACTGCATTCCGAAGGTCGACTGGCCGGCAATCTTCCGCAGACGGTATATATCGGGAAACCCATGCCCGACATGAAGAATGTCAAGTCATGTAAAGGTCCAATGTGGTGCTTTGGCAGTTGCACAAGCGACCTTATTTTTAATCATCAGCGTTGCGAGGAAAAAGCTCGTTTCATTCCGGGGTGTCCTCCACATATACTCGAATTTTATAAGGCTTATCTCGATGCCATGGCCGACGACAATGAAGACACATGA